TGATGATAAAACATAAGTCAAACACAGGGCAAACGTACTGTGGTTGTTCACCAAATATAGCAGCAGATCTAAGTGATTGGGTATGAGAGTTCAGTAGAGTTTTCATGGCCTCCATGGTCACAAGATACGTTCACAGCACAGACAGTCATGAAACTGATGTGCACATCAGTGGACTTGGTGGCTTTCTCCCTAAATAGAGTGTTTGTTGTTGAGACATTAGCCAGGCTGATATGCCAAAGGCAAACTGGTATCATCAGACACCTCATGTGCAATGTGAAATAGGAGAGACTTACTTGTCCTCTCTTACTCCCTGCCTAgcgtctgttttttttcttatcttttgCTACACTCTCTCTGCGAGCACTGACAGAGAGCGAGGGCCCCAATCAGCAGACCAGTGTTAACGTCGCTCAGGCAGTAAAAACGCCTTTGAGATGAACAATTTCAGTCGGACGCTCCCGTTTACAAGTATGGCTCCTTTTAAAACCTTTTCATTCCAAGCTGTGCCACCACAGAAGCAGGCGTACTTCTCACATACACTCTGCTCTTGACAGCTGTCCAGCACGCTCCATGTGACTTAAACTACAATAAGAGCCTCCGCCCCTGCTGCCATGTTTGCTGTTATCTACTTTTGGTGCAGTGCATTGAGACAGCTTAGCTGCGGCTGTGCTGCCTGACAGTGCAGTTTATCACTGACTCTGGGAAACCTTTTCAAACTGCTGTCTTAAGCCCTTGTGATGGTTATGTTATCATCAGTCTGAGACTAATCTCTGTTTATCTCCCTCTTGCTCTTCTAGATTGTGGGCTGAATGTACACAAACAGTGCTCCAAACTGGTTCCCAGCGACTGCCAGCCGGACCTGCGCAGGATAAAGAAAGTGTTCAGCTGTGACCTCACCACGCTCGTCAAAGCTCACAACACGACACGACCCATGGTGGTGGACATGTGTATTCGAGAAATAGAGCTGAGAGGTAGAATGCAGTTACTAGTCTTCACATTAAAACTCATCAATCAttttagagaaagaaaagctGATCATGAAGTTTGATTAGTAAATTAACTTGCAAGTATTCTGCAATTTCTTTGCAATGATGATGAGTTTTGAATAGATGCCTATATTTCCTCCAGCTCATTTTTTATGCCTACGGCGCAGAATGGGAGGCAGGGAAGgtgatgagagaaaaaaaatcccccaaaaaactGAGACAAACTTCCCGATTTTCTGTTGCAGGTATGAAATCGGAAGGTCTCTACCGAGTGTCTGGCTTCTCAGAGCACATAGAGGACGTGAGGCTTGCCTTTGACCGAGGTTTGTTGACATCAGATTTATTTGCCCCAGGATTCCGGGCTCTGAGGTTTTAGTTCACGAGTTCATACTTTTAAATGAGAAGCTTGTTTCAGCTGCAGTACAGCACGAAATAGCACTGTCCGTTATTTTGTGACGTACACAGGAACATTCAGCCTTTATTTCTAATTATATCCAAATGTAAAATGACATTGTTTTCTTTAACAGATGGTGAAAAGGCTGACATCAGTGCCAGTGCCTATGCAGACATCAACATCATTGCTGGTGCTTTGAAGCTCTACTTAAGAGACCTTCCCATTCCAATCATTACGTTTGACTTGTACTCCAAATTTATTCAAGCTGCAAGTAAGGGATCCTCCACTCTGGGCTATTCCATGCCATTACTATGTTACTGGTACTCCGCAGTGCTCTGATACTAATCGTGTTACTAATGTAATGTAGAAATACCAAATGCTGAATCCAGACTGGAGGCTATCCACGAGAGTGTGCTGCAGCTCCCCCCAGCCCACTACGAGACCCTACGTTACCTGATGGCTCACCTCAAGAGGTCAATTCAGACGCACAAGTCATCAATACAAGGACAtgcaatgtttttaattattatatgtaaataactaaattcaAATCCTTTGTAAAGACCAACACCAACAATCAATTATTCCTACTAAGAAGTATTGCATGTATGGCCAAAGCCTTATACATTTTCTCTTCTAGCACaatcctctgtgccatagacctCCATTGACGTTGTCCAAAAAGTGATGCTATATTCCTTCATTACaatgaacatgggcactgtacTTTATTTTGAGTTGATCCCACATATATCATACTACTGCcagaaatactcactagagcaccaccTGTTTATTGGtccttaaaatataaatgttttattatgaaaataGTCCCCTGAAAGTTCACAGTtgctcctgtttgagtaacatttgctaaaaaacTACAGCGTCTAGCTGTTTTAGGATATAATTAAGCCTATTCATCCACAGAAAGAGTTCAGAAGTCTGAAAGTATATTGACTTAAGCAttattggttttggtcttttcatgggatttgttgaaaataagGGAATTATAGAATAATGCTAGAtccaaatatttttaaaaaatttagctgtttttgtattttgcctGATTCTACTCTCCAGACAAgctatcttgttttgttttacagggTGACACAGTTCGAAAAGGACAATTTAATGAACTCTGAGAACCTGGGGATTGTCTATGGTCCAACGCTTATGCAGCCACCGGAGCAGAATGCCTTGACAACCCTGAATGACATGAGGCAGCAGAAACTAGTGATACAGCTTATGATAGAGCATGAAGATGTCTTGTTCTAAGGACTGAGGCATACAGGCCTTATAACAGAAACGAAGAACACTTATTTATTCTGTCAAAGAGGAAATTCAAGCCACCTTGATTCTAATGACGTTTCAGATTAATTTGTGATCAAATTGAACTTGAAACGCTTCTTTCCCGCATGACTGTTTTAGTTGAAGTTGGTTTAGTTGACATTGTCTTGTTACTGTACATTTTGGGTTTTTATACCCAGCCAAGACCATCATTTTTATATTAGGAAAGGATCCAGTATTTTTGACTACCTACAGTGCTGTTCCTGTTTAATTTGAAGACTGTCACTACCTGGTGTAGACTCAGTCATGATGACAGCTCTGTGTGAAATCTGCCCCAGGCAGACCGTCAATCAGTGCCGTCGCTGTGTAAACCAAGCCTCCCAGCAGCAGCATAGGTAATGTTCCCACCTTACATGTGTGcatattggtatttttagtgGGAACGGTAGTTGAAATGTAATTGTAGATTAAATCAGATCATGTAATGGTAAATATTTTAACTGTGGGTACTAAAAGAATGAGACAATTGGGCACTCATGAAGCACTTTTTGCAACAAGTGTAaagatttattttgtaaagatgtttatttttgtcttttactcTGCATCATGTTCTTTTGTCACAATAATATATACTGTTGAGAATGATGTTTGTTGAATTGATGTCTAAATACAAAACTGATCACaacgggggggaaaaaaaagaatcacaggAGAGACAGTTTGTGGATTTACCATTTTCAATGTACTCCGTGTTATGGTGAGGAATACACAGGTGGAACAAATACTGGTCATTTTATTTCACATGTCCTATTGCAGAACTCTTCTGCACACATGTTGGTTTCCAGTTTTGTAGTATTTCCATTTACATGCTGTAATTTTGGATATTTTCAAGTGAACAAATATAATCTGGgcccactttttttctttctttttgaatgCCAGTAACGTTGCTCGGTGCAGAGGTAGCTGCCATTCACTTCACGATGCCATAGAAGTCAGTAGTCATACTACAGCTGCACCAAGCATGTTTCTTTCACAATTGGTTTGATGTGATTAAGTAAATCCTTTCTACGAATCCAttttatcaaaatgtatttttgtgacggttgcaattaaaaatgtaatttatcaaATGTCGACTTATTAAAGTAAAGACAACTTCAGTTGAAAATAGTGTGCCCTGTTGTACTTTCTGCCAATGTTTGTCTCCATTTAGCATAATCTTACCACAATGTGGGTGTGATGGCTGTAGAAGAGGTTCAGTGAGAAGAAAGGCCCAGCCCTATGCTAGTGATGAAAGCTTGTTTCCTGAAGCACAGTGAATCACAGATATGTCGTTAACAACCTTTTTATAAATCGTGTAACAGCTATTGCCATATCCTTGAGAGGTATTTCACATAGAAGCGTATCTAATATTCAATCTGTCCTGCCATATAACATTACCACTCGCCCAGTTTTACCTGCAGGTGTGGTCAGCAGGGTGGAATTTTGCCAGATACCATACTTCCTTGGTGAGGAAAACAGTGGTGCTCTTTGTGAGAGAAGACATAGTTGCACCACAGTGTTCACACTGTGGCTTGCTGCTTTAATGGCACTCTCTCGCTCTAAAACTGTTTCTGGTTCCTGAGAATATCACTGGTGCATGTCAGCCTTCATCAGAACGTAATTCCAGCATTGCTAAACATCAATAGCACCTCCTTTCTTATGTAAATAATTGCAATAGGATTAGTTCTAGTTAAAGTTGGTGACTAAAATAACAGTTGAAATGCATAACTGCAGTATGCCTACATGTATGCTACAGTGTTACTCACTTATTATGGTGTGATTTCCATGCACCTCTATGTGATGGAGCTTTAATACTCATGGTGCTGATATGCTTGTTGGTAAGCCTCATCagaattaaatttttttgtcaatttaacTTGGGTCACTGGTCCACTTTCAAGATTTACTCAACCAAAATCTtacaaaactttaatttgtatgGTTTGAGAAAAATAGACTGAGAACAGCGCTGACTCACATATTTGACATATAATTAGTGTAATTTGACAGAGCTATGAGTATGACAACATTTTTCCCCTCCTTTATATGGATGGTTCTCAAATAACTTAAATATAATTCAAAAACATTGTTTCCTACTCAGGGTTCAATGAGGCCATTTTGCATTTGGATACTGTTTTAAGCAGCATTTCTGCTTATTCACTGCAAAATGTACATTATGGGGATTTGATGGTTGCTTAAGGCTCACTATAATACATGAactgaaaaaattaaaattcaATGGTATTCCTTCAAGGCGTGTTTTGGAATATACAGCTATATAAGCCTACGGCATAGTTTTCTGTGTTTCACTCCTGATGGCATGAAATTATATATGTGACTACTCTCATTTAGATCTGCCAGAAACAGTATGAAAtctaaaaactgaaaaagaggGACCCCTGAAAGTGCattgttgctgttttgttttgagatTTCATTTGATAAAGATTTGTAAGCATAATACTGTACAAAAGTCTAGGACAAGAGTGCCCTCTAGTGATCAATGAAGACGTACACAGAGAAGaactatcatcatcatcatcaccaagGATGACTGCATACACAGGTTCAGTTTTCAGCACATGTATTGTAAATATAATACAACTAAATTAACATAAGGCTCTGTTTaattgaaaaacatttatttcatgtaatccttaaaaaaaaaaaaaaaaaaatctaatactGTAGCCTAAATTCATCTGAGGTGGCGACATGTGTCAGTGCAAAATGGAGATATAAATTCATTATGGATCTTATTTTCCATTCAATGTTCAACTAAAAGTGAGACAATACTGTTCAACTGCAGTATAAAAACAAGCCCAGTAACTAATTAACAATTCCTCAATTCAGGTCACTATTTTGGAGGAGATTCATGACAAAAAGTAGATAAAATCAGTCCTTTTAGAGCTCATCATGTTGGTAGGTGAATTCCCTCGCAGATATAAAACCATCTTTATCTTCATCCTCATTTTTGAAGATGTCATCTACCATCACTTCATGGTGTGTGTCATTAGGCGAATATCCATGTTTTTCAAATTCTTTCTTCAGGTACTCTTTCACCTTTAGTGCAGACAGAATAATGACATTCACTAatagcaacaaaaacacagtttacACCCTTAATGCCAAAAGAAAAGCAGTTTAAAAAGAATGTCACACCTCCTCTCTGCAGAGCTTCCAGTCATCATTGAGATCCATCTCCCGGAAAGACTCGTGTGACCTGGGACCATTTCGGATCTCCATGAGCTCAATATCAAAAATGAGGGTACTGCCTGGTGGGATCTTGCCTGTAAACCAAGAAAGGTTATGCAAGagaacagtggttctcaaactttttcacatcaaggacccctaaactgccacaaattagaccacggaccccaATCTGATAAGACTTTGTCCCCGGGTCCCCTACCTGATaatttttttgcttttagatgttttattacagaaagtgaatgaaacccatgagcaaaatagtcatacaatttgtcattgtgttacttatggatgaaattataatgaaaataaatgaattccCATTTTTGTTGGGGAccggaccccactttgagaatcACTGCAATATCAGCACAGAGATATGGGGGGGGGATTTGAATCAAAAGACCCTCTCTAACATGTTTTTGTGTAGTCTATGTTACCTTTTCCTTCCTTGCCATATGCcagagatggagggatggtCAGTTTCCTGCGCTCTCCTGTGCACATGCCCTGCAGACCCTTATCCCAACCCTTGAGCACCTCTCGAATCCCAAGAGTGAACCATACTGGATTTGTATCCCCATGTTTGCGGCTGCCAAGAGTCACAAAGATCCATCACAGTTTGCTTTGAGAAAGAAAAGTCCAGTACACACAGAATTGATAtcacaaatatacaataagggTCAAGTGTCTGCCACCTAACTATAAGGACAGTCCAGTGGTTAATGTTGAGGTCTGAATGGACCATGGCACAGATACTGACAAGTGGTGGTGGGTTGCAGCACAGTAGTCCAATAGATACATGATTTTACAGCCATAAAACCAGTGACTTTTCCTGCACACGGAATGTAACAACATTGCACAGCAATACATGCAGCAGTTTCCTACAACAAATTACCTGGAATAAAACATGGTGCCATTACTCTCCAAGAATCCCTCGTGATGAACAAGAAGCATGTCTCCATACTTTGACTTACGGTAACACATGAAGGGTTTATGTATAACTTCAATTTTCACTTCTGGCTCAGGCAGTTTCCCCCCggtgacaaacacaaacagtgagGGCAATATCaaacaaatagaaaaaataatcattttgatAGACAAAATGATCACTTACTTGCAAAACTTACAAAAAGCTTATTTGAACCTTTCAACACAAATGCAGTAACGTgccctaaaataaatacatggcaGGAATGCCAACTACGTGGCAGCCAACTTCTGCATGAACGCCTGAACACAGCCACTGTTCAGCTGTCTGCCCTCCTCCCTCTTCAATTGGTTAACTTATTCCAAAGCTCCGCCCTTTATCTATATTCTTTTATTCTATTGGTTCTTTTTTGTGTCAATCACCATAATCCACACCCACAGTATTTAGCTAATCCCTCTGATGCAAACGGGAGGAACGTCGTTAGTCTCTCTTTTAGAGTTCTATTCACACAAAGTTTACGCACTTTTATGTACGTAGCTAGGTAAAATGTAAAGCCTAGGACGTTACTCCACTAATCACACTCGGGCCCGATGGAGTCGCTGCAATCAGCTGTGCATCATATCTTGTTATGATAAACAAGTAATGAACGGCAAAACCACATAATTAAACAATGGAAGGAATGCTGCATAAGTGGACCAATTACATAAGTGGTAAGTTAACCCCACACTGGCTGCGTGTTATTGGTTATAGTGCTTGTTTTaaggcagctagctagcaacgttaacgttagctaccgtcaGTCTTTAACTATCGGAGCACCACTTTCaattaactaacgttagcttctcttTGACGTTGCTAAATTAGCGTTAATAGCTGTTTAACGAATTAGAAGTTCACTTTATTTATGTAGTCTTAACATGTGACTTTAGCGCTTTCTAATTTAGGAAGTTCCCTCCGCCTGCCATTATAATCTGATTTAAgaattaacgttagctgttgctAACATAACGTAAGGTTTAACTCTTTCCAAGTTtatgaagctaacgttagataacgCTGTTTTATTGTGACTTAAATACCCATAACGGTACTCGTTAAAGAACACCGTTGCAATGATCTAAacataaatgcatttatttcagGTTGGCAACCTCGTTGGTTTGTGCTTGATGGAGGAACGTTGTCTTACTATGACTCTCAAGAAGATGCCTGGAAAGGTTGCAAGGGCAGCATTAAGATTTCAGTATGTGAAATCCAAGGTCGGTATATGGCTAACTTGTCctgtctaagtgtgtgtgtgtgtgtgtgtgtgtgtgtgtgtgtgtctttactcTGCCTTTTGGATGTAGTCCTGACAAGCATCTCTCCTTGTTTGCCGCTGTGCTTTATTAGTTCATTCCTCTGACTCTACACGAGTTGACCTGACCATACCAGGAGAGCAGTACTTTTACCTCAGAGCCATCAATGCAGCAGAGAGGCAGAAATGGCTGGTGGCACTGGGAACATCCAAAGCTTGCCTTACAGACAACcgaacaaaaagagaaaaaggtaTTTGGATGCATGGATTGCGCTTTATCAGCTTGTATTCTATTGTAAAATAATTGTAAACATTTTCCCAAAACGTTGGCTCATTTGCTGTTATTATTACAGAGCTCCACGAGAACACAGAGGCACTGAAAACTAAGATGTCAGAACTCAGATTGTACTGTGACCTTCTTCTACAACAAGTAAACAAGATCAAGGAGAATGATGAGCTAGCAGACACAGCGGAGGTAAGGTTAAGGTTTGGACGAACTGATGAAATAAGAGAAGCTGCTGTTGGTGTGAAGCTGCAATATACAGTAGGGTAGCCCAACTTGCAAGACATCAAATTGTTGTGTGCTGTGACAGGCAGAAAATGTTATCACAAGTACATTTTATCTAAAGCTTTATAGATTTGAGCAGATTTAGTTTGCTGTTACCAAAGAACAGACTTAACATGTCAGGACATTTAGGGCTATGTTGgccaatgtgtatgtgtgtgtgtccttttcaGACAGGAATAGACACTGGAAACATGGTAAAGTCTACATGCACCACCTTTCTTAAGACTCTGGAGGAATGCATGCAGATAGCAAACCATTCTTTTAGTACGGATATGGCAACACAGAGTCCACCAGGGTCTCCTCCAGTAGCAGCCATCAAACCTCAGAAGGTACATTTATGTCACCACTCATGTGTCTAATCAGATAACCTAATAACATCTAGTATAAAGGGTACAGCTTGTTtaattatacatacatatatgacCCCCTAATGTCTTGTTTCTCCAACAGATTAAACCTGTCAATCATTTAAACCACAACCTTGGAGAAAAGTAGGTTGCTTTTTTCTGtcattatgtatttatattgtaGACATTGTTTCTTCCTTACTCATTAACTGTCACATAGATGTTACAAAGTAGCACTTAGCGAAGTGAGGCGAAAAACGAAATACCCATTCTGTTTGCTGTTGATGCAGTAATATTTTGTCATTGTTGCATTTCTGTGGCACTAGACACAATTGCCAATTATATTTGCCCAAAATAAGTGCATCCCAAGTTTTAGAGTTAACATTGTGCACTCAAATTCATTCCAGATGGAGAGAGTTGTCTGAATCCTCAGGAGAAGCAATTGCACATGACAACCAGAGCCTTGACTCTGGAGTAGAAGGGCCAGATAAGCCAGATAGACCACAACAACATCCTTCCCCATCAGGTGAGTCAGATGTCCCAACcagtcactttatgagtttCCTGAACTGAAAACCATTACTGCATTCCATAAAGGAAAGACCACACACATCAAAAGGGGCCTGGTTGTTGTGTATACACCATCTGAACTGATGTGGATAGATTATTGCCTTTTAGTGAGCAGACAGTGATGGATGCCCCAGTTACAATATTGCATTTCCCTTAGCAGTAACAAAGCCTTTTATATAGGAGGAAGTTACTGCCAGTGATGGAAAATAAGACTTAAATCTTTTTCAAGTTATTGTTTTGGGTTATCTATAATACATATGCTATCTCACCATAAATACAatcatacattatttaaaacGCATGATACATTTAAGTGTACTGATGAGATGTCTATAaataatacagtacataaaagaAATCTCTCGTGGTACATAGTTTACATCATGTTACATAAGAATATATTACATACGTTTGGTTCAGACCTGATACGATGCAATAGTGCCAGTTGACACTGTTAGACATCTAAGAAAATGTAGACAGAATGTTTTTACACAACTGTTTGATAGTCCAATATTAAAACAACAACTAATTGTCAGACTTTTACGAGATATGAAAGAGTTGAAGAACATTTTGCTGGATTGTAATTAAGGTGTTAGTCATTTCTGTATTGGCCAAAAACccccaaaccaaaataaaaagaaggtAATGAAAAGCATTTCACGAAGCGCAATGCTAAATCACAGTCGGGTGTGGTCACAACTGAAACCAGTCACACCTTACCAAACCCAACTGTGATGTTGGGTGACCATTGAGGCTTTCAACCCATAGAGGTCAGTGCAGCTATACTCAGTACACAATGTAGTGCTGCTAAGTCTACATGACAGTTGTGCAGTTGTTGATAGCTGTTTCCACAATTTGCTACACccagtctgatgaaaactgggCTTCAGCCTTGCTGCAATAAACATCTTGACCGAAACCATATTCTGTTTACCCACGTCTGGTTACATACATTGCACATGTTTACTGTTTGTCTACTGTGTCATACAGACATTGATGCCGCCAACAGCATCAGCTCAGTCCCCGAGGGGGGAGTCGATCCTCAGTTACACACTACCCAGAATACCTCTGAGATTGAACCCTACGACCAACCAGCAGAGGGGGACGAGGAAAACGAAGCTGACGATcaaaaggagacaaaacaagAGCAGAAGCACAAAGTGGACCAAAATCAAGG
This sequence is a window from Sander vitreus isolate 19-12246 chromosome 6, sanVit1, whole genome shotgun sequence. Protein-coding genes within it:
- the fkbp14 gene encoding peptidyl-prolyl cis-trans isomerase FKBP14, whose protein sequence is MIIFSICLILPSLFVFVTGGKLPEPEVKIEVIHKPFMCYRKSKYGDMLLVHHEGFLESNGTMFYSSRKHGDTNPVWFTLGIREVLKGWDKGLQGMCTGERRKLTIPPSLAYGKEGKGKIPPGSTLIFDIELMEIRNGPRSHESFREMDLNDDWKLCREEVKEYLKKEFEKHGYSPNDTHHEVMVDDIFKNEDEDKDGFISAREFTYQHDEL
- the plekha8 gene encoding pleckstrin homology domain-containing family A member 8 isoform X2, with the protein product MEGMLHKWTNYISGWQPRWFVLDGGTLSYYDSQEDAWKGCKGSIKISVCEIQVHSSDSTRVDLTIPGEQYFYLRAINAAERQKWLVALGTSKACLTDNRTKREKELHENTEALKTKMSELRLYCDLLLQQVNKIKENDELADTAETGIDTGNMVKSTCTTFLKTLEECMQIANHSFSTDMATQSPPGSPPVAAIKPQKIKPVNHLNHNLGEKWRELSESSGEAIAHDNQSLDSGVEGPDKPDRPQQHPSPSDIDAANSISSVPEGGVDPQLHTTQNTSEIEPYDQPAEGDEENEADDQKETKQEQKHKVDQNQGEQDHNNKEANAVQPRHQQEAVPDQEEAQQEGQTSSDSTEPEDTEQVETFFSTMSHRFSDIRLDDDNGIPTQEFLDSCYAIVPVLDKLGSTVFAPVKMDFVGNIKKLMSEPDSFPTLQSIVLHEVQTENSRVRNSATEALLWLRRGLTFLKEFLSEVNAGEQDIHGALNNAYGKTLRQYHGWVVRGVFALALRAAPSYQNFAAALVSRAGDELKGGFTSGVHRDLGLYLPAMEKQLAILDALYEEYNLESDEVV
- the plekha8 gene encoding pleckstrin homology domain-containing family A member 8 isoform X1, whose translation is MEGMLHKWTNYISGWQPRWFVLDGGTLSYYDSQEDAWKGCKGSIKISVCEIQVHSSDSTRVDLTIPGEQYFYLRAINAAERQKWLVALGTSKACLTDNRTKREKELHENTEALKTKMSELRLYCDLLLQQVNKIKENDELADTAETGIDTGNMVKSTCTTFLKTLEECMQIANHSFSTDMATQSPPGSPPVAAIKPQKIKPVNHLNHNLGEKWRELSESSGEAIAHDNQSLDSGVEGPDKPDRPQQHPSPSDIDAANSISSVPEGGVDPQLHTTQNTSEIEPYDQPAEGDEENEADDQKETKQEQKHKVDQNQGEQDHNNKEANAVQPRHQQEAVPDQEEAQQEGQTSSDSTEPEDTEQVETFFSTMSHRFSDIRLDDDNGIPTQEFLDSCYAIVPVLDKLGSTVFAPVKMDFVGNIKKIHQKLMSEPDSFPTLQSIVLHEVQTENSRVRNSATEALLWLRRGLTFLKEFLSEVNAGEQDIHGALNNAYGKTLRQYHGWVVRGVFALALRAAPSYQNFAAALVSRAGDELKGGFTSGVHRDLGLYLPAMEKQLAILDALYEEYNLESDEVV